Proteins encoded by one window of Anaeromyxobacter diazotrophicus:
- a CDS encoding multicopper oxidase domain-containing protein codes for MKNMWKCAGALAVACCVAPAWAQPYPPQNWPNAPTGSAWQALYPYAGQCSTTSFAGLPACTLSNAPSFACDAGGTSNQTAAPWGKCGTIAPPVLNQPLLTGDTQRANKYTWEVLNPLDYTPDTTTYPGADYYQIGVHEAWGFQGIASAGLFPNPKPLDPAGVPNGKQWTGLTDASGKPLYTPVWGVGQINVKGGPITTTLQSLGLFPKTSSPSSWSRNDYVATWPSISIRGTTGRPVVVKWTNEFPNNHLFCPHPEAADWPCAIDRTFMGVKSEIDPQKAPATFQNNPLPYNGVNQFGSPMQPDNSWVTHLHGGEIPPQTDGFAEKWFGNKNTGKLYSPQPWPLDPAFFPPRGALHEYKVGTEFSNIFRPGGDPSANGLTSWYYDTYAYPMVNRESTIWFHDHTLGKTHHNVVAGPAGFFPVKDPSRHHAIQGGRCTGPAGGCDFTWVDVLTEPRDGLGIPKYDLFLAVQDRDFNADGSLNFPNGMASVPGASGYAVAPGNTSFAPGPNPQVHPVWVPEYFASNAVVNGVLWPKKSVVPGNYRIRFVDGSDARCYNVSFSTQDPWANPVIDPLTNAPAPTRPDPSTLLTFTMIANEQGYLPRPVATQSFAMCPGERYEIVLDFEGFAPGARVYMVNDAAAPFPGGGNGPFDPGSPYPDMATIMRFDVVAPSSAVPAVPTCGSAALAANQPASCLAIPAVLDSSFDDITHLPTCASQSAADTVGKRCIAAVRNLYLNERIDGTTGASLGLQINGVPFEYDVTETPREGTYEKWNIVNLTVDAHPIHPHLVKAQIVQRQLFDVTGYRLALCQGDPADNACTPGTTPGGVMQLIPDPTPFLASAFDPVPLSEKGWKDAMRAMPGEVLTFVAKWEGSWRQGTSAKGTDVTAPGAGNPNCMVQSTCNVTSGAYGSSVSCSSSSANTSACGAGNASTWVFPNVTSGPYVWHCHINSHEDSEMMRSSLVVK; via the coding sequence GTGAAGAACATGTGGAAGTGCGCCGGCGCGCTCGCCGTCGCTTGTTGCGTCGCGCCCGCGTGGGCGCAGCCGTATCCTCCGCAGAACTGGCCCAACGCGCCGACCGGGAGTGCCTGGCAGGCGCTGTACCCGTATGCCGGGCAGTGCTCGACGACGTCGTTCGCGGGCCTGCCGGCGTGCACGCTCTCCAACGCCCCGTCGTTCGCCTGCGACGCGGGCGGCACGTCGAACCAGACCGCCGCGCCGTGGGGCAAGTGCGGGACGATCGCGCCGCCGGTTCTGAACCAGCCGCTCCTCACCGGCGACACCCAGCGCGCGAACAAGTACACGTGGGAGGTGCTGAACCCGCTCGACTACACGCCGGACACGACCACCTACCCGGGCGCCGATTACTACCAGATCGGCGTTCACGAAGCGTGGGGGTTCCAGGGCATCGCCTCGGCCGGCCTGTTCCCGAACCCGAAGCCGCTCGACCCGGCGGGCGTGCCGAACGGCAAGCAGTGGACCGGCCTCACCGACGCGAGCGGGAAGCCGCTCTACACGCCGGTGTGGGGCGTCGGCCAGATCAACGTGAAGGGCGGCCCGATCACGACGACGCTGCAGTCCCTCGGCCTGTTCCCCAAGACCTCGTCGCCGTCCTCCTGGTCGCGCAACGACTACGTCGCCACCTGGCCCTCCATCAGCATCCGCGGCACGACCGGCCGCCCGGTGGTGGTGAAGTGGACGAACGAGTTCCCCAACAACCACCTCTTCTGCCCGCACCCGGAGGCCGCGGACTGGCCCTGCGCCATCGACCGTACGTTCATGGGGGTGAAGTCCGAGATCGACCCGCAGAAGGCGCCGGCGACCTTCCAGAACAACCCGCTGCCCTACAACGGCGTGAACCAGTTCGGCAGCCCGATGCAGCCCGACAACTCCTGGGTGACGCACCTCCACGGCGGGGAGATCCCGCCGCAGACGGACGGCTTCGCCGAGAAGTGGTTCGGCAACAAGAACACCGGCAAGCTCTACAGCCCGCAGCCGTGGCCGCTCGATCCCGCCTTCTTCCCGCCCCGGGGCGCGCTCCACGAGTACAAGGTCGGCACGGAGTTCTCCAACATCTTCCGGCCGGGCGGCGACCCCTCGGCCAACGGGCTCACCTCCTGGTACTACGACACGTACGCCTACCCGATGGTCAACCGTGAGTCGACGATCTGGTTCCACGACCACACCCTCGGCAAGACCCACCACAACGTGGTGGCCGGGCCGGCCGGCTTCTTCCCGGTCAAGGATCCCTCGCGCCACCACGCCATCCAGGGCGGGAGGTGCACCGGCCCGGCCGGCGGCTGCGACTTCACCTGGGTGGACGTGCTGACCGAGCCGCGCGACGGGCTGGGGATCCCCAAGTACGACCTCTTCCTGGCGGTGCAGGATCGCGACTTCAACGCCGACGGCTCCCTCAACTTCCCGAACGGCATGGCGAGCGTGCCGGGCGCCTCCGGCTACGCCGTGGCCCCGGGCAACACCTCCTTCGCCCCGGGTCCGAACCCGCAGGTCCACCCGGTGTGGGTGCCCGAGTACTTCGCCTCGAACGCGGTGGTGAACGGCGTCCTCTGGCCGAAGAAGAGCGTGGTGCCGGGCAACTACCGGATCCGGTTCGTCGACGGCTCGGACGCGCGCTGCTACAACGTGAGCTTCAGCACCCAGGACCCGTGGGCGAACCCGGTCATCGACCCCCTCACGAACGCGCCGGCGCCGACGCGGCCCGATCCGAGCACGCTCCTCACGTTCACGATGATCGCGAACGAGCAGGGCTACCTGCCGCGGCCGGTGGCGACCCAGTCGTTCGCGATGTGCCCCGGCGAGCGGTACGAGATCGTGCTCGACTTCGAGGGGTTCGCCCCCGGCGCGCGCGTGTACATGGTGAACGACGCGGCGGCGCCGTTCCCCGGCGGCGGTAACGGCCCGTTCGATCCGGGGAGCCCGTACCCCGACATGGCCACCATCATGCGCTTCGACGTCGTCGCGCCGTCGAGCGCCGTCCCGGCCGTCCCGACCTGCGGCAGCGCCGCCCTGGCCGCGAACCAGCCGGCGAGCTGCCTCGCCATCCCGGCGGTCCTCGACTCGAGCTTCGACGACATCACCCATCTGCCGACGTGCGCCTCGCAGAGCGCGGCCGACACGGTGGGCAAGCGGTGCATCGCGGCGGTGCGTAACCTCTACCTCAACGAGCGCATCGACGGGACCACCGGCGCGTCCCTCGGCCTGCAGATCAACGGCGTGCCCTTCGAGTACGACGTCACCGAGACCCCGCGGGAGGGCACGTACGAGAAGTGGAACATCGTCAACCTGACCGTGGACGCGCACCCCATCCACCCGCACCTCGTGAAGGCGCAGATCGTGCAGCGGCAGCTCTTCGACGTGACCGGCTACCGGCTCGCGCTCTGTCAGGGCGACCCGGCCGACAACGCCTGCACGCCGGGCACGACGCCGGGCGGGGTCATGCAGCTCATCCCCGACCCGACGCCCTTCCTGGCGAGCGCGTTCGATCCGGTCCCGCTCTCCGAGAAGGGCTGGAAGGACGCCATGCGCGCCATGCCGGGCGAGGTCCTCACCTTCGTCGCCAAGTGGGAGGGGAGCTGGAGGCAGGGCACGAGCGCGAAGGGCACGGACGTCACCGCGCCGGGCGCCGGGAACCCGAACTGCATGGTCCAGAGCACCTGCAACGTCACCAGCGGCGCCTACGGCTCGTCCGTGAGCTGCTCCAGCAGCTCGGCGAACACCTCCGCCTGCGGCGCGGGCAACGCCAGCACCTGGGTGTTCCCGAACGTCACCTCCGGCCCGTACGTGTGGCACTGCCACATCAACTCCCACGAGGACTCGGAGATGATGCGGTCGAGCCTGGTCGTGAAGTGA
- a CDS encoding tetratricopeptide repeat protein, protein MAPPAAPGPHDPGSPPGDEPVEVDPEDIQEGLPAGRAPGGRGFPRWAKVALALALAAAAALGVYAYRSHQDQRIVELSLARARQLVRADTWLGAQRAADLLGVRAARLDPQRAGSLRALALALLAADFRESPAAAEANALLVEPMRASRVPAEAQLAVAWLALRDGKAGTALEYANRAGPGGLADVISARVALVAGNGAAAAESLERALAADPELPAALALRGDLLRRSGRAADARVAYAAALDASAKALAAGRSGGDAAGDGPHARATFGLAKLALSRELPPEEALAPLRRLAGDAAGSPQVERARAALYLSALQARAGDRAGAAATLEATGLDAGNRAWLQRASGQLEVERDRYRVPDGTPAALVSASDDDPYVPPPPPPPPRVEAPQQQVLHGFKVHDAPRKAPQRGHGAAAKHVKKSAPHAKAKKKAAPRTTRP, encoded by the coding sequence ATGGCACCTCCCGCCGCGCCCGGGCCCCACGACCCTGGCTCTCCTCCCGGTGACGAGCCGGTCGAGGTCGATCCCGAGGACATCCAGGAAGGCCTCCCCGCCGGACGCGCGCCCGGCGGGCGGGGCTTTCCGCGCTGGGCCAAGGTAGCGCTCGCCCTGGCGCTGGCCGCCGCGGCCGCCCTCGGCGTCTACGCTTACCGGTCGCACCAGGACCAGCGCATCGTCGAGCTCTCGCTGGCGCGCGCCCGCCAGCTCGTGCGCGCGGACACCTGGCTCGGCGCGCAGCGCGCCGCGGACCTGCTCGGAGTCCGCGCGGCGCGCCTCGATCCGCAGCGGGCCGGCTCGCTCCGCGCGCTCGCGCTCGCCCTCCTCGCCGCGGACTTCCGGGAGAGCCCGGCGGCGGCCGAGGCGAACGCGCTGCTCGTCGAGCCCATGCGCGCCTCGCGCGTGCCCGCGGAGGCGCAGCTGGCGGTCGCGTGGCTCGCGCTGCGCGACGGCAAGGCGGGCACCGCGCTCGAGTACGCGAACCGCGCGGGCCCGGGCGGCCTCGCGGACGTGATCTCGGCGCGCGTCGCCCTCGTCGCCGGCAACGGCGCCGCCGCCGCGGAGTCGCTCGAGCGCGCGCTCGCCGCCGACCCCGAGCTGCCGGCCGCCCTCGCGCTCCGCGGCGACCTCCTGCGCCGCTCCGGCCGCGCCGCCGACGCGCGCGTCGCCTACGCCGCCGCGCTCGACGCCTCGGCCAAGGCGCTCGCCGCCGGACGGTCGGGCGGAGACGCCGCGGGCGACGGGCCCCACGCCCGCGCGACCTTCGGGCTCGCCAAGCTCGCCCTGTCGCGCGAGCTCCCGCCCGAGGAGGCGCTGGCGCCGCTGCGCCGCCTCGCGGGCGACGCCGCCGGCAGCCCGCAGGTCGAGCGCGCGCGCGCCGCGCTCTACCTCTCCGCGCTCCAGGCGCGCGCCGGGGATCGCGCCGGCGCCGCCGCCACCCTCGAGGCGACCGGGCTCGACGCCGGAAACCGCGCCTGGCTGCAGCGGGCCTCGGGGCAGCTCGAGGTCGAGCGCGACCGGTATCGCGTGCCGGACGGCACGCCGGCGGCGCTCGTCTCCGCCAGCGACGACGATCCGTACGTGCCGCCGCCGCCCCCTCCGCCGCCCCGCGTCGAGGCCCCGCAGCAGCAGGTGCTGCACGGGTTCAAGGTGCACGACGCTCCCAGGAAGGCGCCGCAGCGGGGCCACGGCGCGGCCGCGAAGCACGTGAAGAAGAGCGCGCCGCACGCGAAGGCCAAGAAGAAGGCGGCCCCGCGCACGACCCGGCCCTGA
- a CDS encoding TIGR04563 family protein — protein sequence MPGTDKRKQSLYFPEDMLNEIQAEANRQDRSLSWIVQQAWRIARGEIMRFPSVNDVLSGVAREDEREIKGQGTP from the coding sequence ATGCCCGGTACCGACAAGCGCAAGCAGTCCCTGTACTTTCCCGAGGACATGCTCAACGAGATCCAGGCAGAGGCGAACCGTCAGGACCGCTCCCTCTCGTGGATCGTGCAGCAGGCGTGGCGCATCGCTCGCGGCGAGATCATGCGGTTCCCGTCCGTGAATGACGTGCTCTCCGGCGTCGCCCGCGAGGACGAGCGCGAGATCAAGGGCCAGGGCACGCCGTAG
- the tilS gene encoding tRNA lysidine(34) synthetase TilS codes for MKPSSLLPFEAAVLGTVRRRALVPPGASVLVALSGGPDSTALLRALAALRGAGELAALHACHVDHQLRAGSAADADFCAATCDALRVPLLRRAVEVGARGGLQEAARRARYRALAGAAEACGAAWIATGHTLTDQAETVLLRLLRGAGARGLAGIPARRGRFVRPLLDRTRREVLDYLAASGAAFLSDPSNASPRFLRNRVRHELAPLLESLAPGAARRLARVADLLRDDDRALERAARRLAPRGATAVEAGRLAAAPLAVQRRAVRRLWRAATGSRRALEAVHVEAALRLLAGGRRVAGPVALPGGRAAWCAGGRLQLGVTATRRGFPVRPRAGAR; via the coding sequence GTGAAGCCCAGCTCGCTCCTCCCGTTCGAGGCCGCCGTCCTCGGCACCGTGCGCCGCCGCGCCCTGGTCCCGCCGGGCGCCTCGGTGCTCGTGGCGCTGTCCGGAGGCCCCGACTCCACGGCGCTCTTGCGGGCGCTCGCGGCGCTCCGCGGCGCCGGCGAGCTGGCGGCGCTCCACGCCTGTCACGTCGACCACCAGCTGCGGGCCGGGAGCGCCGCGGACGCGGACTTCTGCGCCGCCACCTGCGACGCGCTGCGCGTCCCGCTCCTCCGGCGGGCGGTCGAGGTCGGGGCGCGCGGCGGGCTGCAGGAGGCCGCCCGGCGCGCGCGCTACCGGGCGCTCGCCGGCGCGGCCGAGGCCTGCGGCGCGGCCTGGATCGCCACCGGCCACACGCTCACGGACCAGGCCGAGACGGTGCTCCTCCGGCTGCTGCGCGGCGCCGGCGCCCGCGGCCTCGCCGGCATCCCGGCGCGGCGCGGGCGGTTCGTCCGGCCGCTCCTCGATCGGACCCGGCGCGAGGTGCTCGACTACCTGGCGGCGAGCGGCGCCGCCTTCCTCTCGGACCCGAGCAACGCGTCGCCGCGCTTCCTGCGCAACCGCGTGCGGCACGAGCTCGCGCCGCTCCTCGAATCCCTGGCGCCCGGCGCGGCGCGGCGGCTGGCGCGGGTGGCGGACCTCCTGCGCGACGACGACCGGGCGCTCGAGCGGGCGGCGCGCCGGCTCGCCCCCCGCGGCGCGACGGCGGTGGAGGCCGGCCGGCTCGCCGCGGCGCCGCTCGCGGTGCAGCGCCGCGCCGTGCGCAGGCTGTGGCGCGCCGCGACCGGATCGCGGCGCGCGCTGGAGGCGGTGCACGTGGAGGCGGCGCTGCGCCTCCTGGCGGGCGGCCGCCGGGTGGCGGGGCCGGTCGCGCTGCCAGGCGGGCGGGCGGCGTGGTGCGCGGGCGGGCGCCTCCAGCTCGGCGTCACCGCGACGCGGCGCGGCTTCCCGGTGCGGCCGCGCGCCGGCGCTCGCTGA
- the ftsH gene encoding ATP-dependent zinc metalloprotease FtsH: protein MRQSYKTVLLWVVLILMFVAFYQFFAQHDRKQKELAFSDFIAKVEKGEVRDVQVKDNVNYVGVLKDGSEFHTVGPIDPMASIFTKLQGQGVKVVYDKPEGNSFWVTVLVQYLPLVFLFLLFFFFMRQLQSGGGKAMSFGKSKAKLMTEHHNKVTFADVAGIDESKDELEEIISFLKDPKKFTRLGGRIPKGVLLMGPPGTGKTLLARAVAGEAGVPFFSISGSDFVEMFVGVGASRVRDLFEQGKKNAPCIIFIDEIDAVGRHRGAGLGGGHDEREQTLNQLLVEMDGFESNEGVILIAATNRPDVLDPALLRPGRFDRRITVPRPDVNGRLGILKVHTKKCPLDGAVDLTQIARGTPGFSGADIENLVNEAALYAARRNKERVEINDFEFAKDKVLMGTERRSMIISEKEKRTTAIHEAGHALVAKILPGTDPVHKVTIIPRGRALGLTQQLPMEDRLNINQEFALNQIAILMGGRLAEELTFDQKTTGAGNDIEVATNLARSMVCEWGMSEKMGPLALGKKEGEVFLGREMSQVQTYSEQTAREIDTEVRRIVTEQYERAKKVLLDNKAMLDKIADALLEHETIDASDIDLLMAGGTINRPPPPKAPSAAAPAVAEKAARKPGLLDTIPVPKAEASKA, encoded by the coding sequence TTGCGCCAGTCTTACAAGACCGTCCTGCTGTGGGTCGTCCTGATCCTGATGTTCGTGGCGTTCTATCAGTTCTTCGCCCAGCACGACCGGAAGCAGAAGGAGCTCGCCTTCTCCGACTTCATCGCGAAGGTGGAGAAGGGCGAGGTCCGCGACGTCCAGGTGAAGGACAACGTCAACTACGTCGGGGTCCTGAAGGACGGCAGCGAGTTCCACACGGTCGGCCCCATCGACCCGATGGCCAGCATCTTCACCAAGCTGCAGGGCCAGGGCGTGAAGGTGGTCTACGACAAGCCGGAGGGGAACTCGTTCTGGGTCACGGTGCTCGTCCAGTACCTCCCGCTCGTCTTCCTCTTCCTCCTCTTCTTCTTCTTCATGCGCCAGCTGCAGTCCGGCGGCGGCAAGGCGATGAGCTTCGGCAAGTCGAAGGCGAAGCTCATGACCGAGCACCACAACAAGGTCACCTTCGCCGACGTGGCCGGCATCGACGAGTCGAAGGACGAGCTCGAGGAGATCATCTCCTTCCTCAAGGACCCGAAGAAGTTCACGCGCCTCGGCGGCCGCATCCCGAAGGGCGTGCTGCTCATGGGCCCTCCCGGCACCGGCAAGACCCTGCTCGCGCGCGCCGTGGCGGGCGAGGCGGGCGTGCCCTTCTTCTCCATCTCCGGCTCGGACTTCGTCGAGATGTTCGTCGGCGTCGGCGCCTCGCGCGTCCGCGACCTGTTCGAGCAGGGCAAGAAGAACGCCCCCTGCATCATCTTCATCGACGAGATCGACGCGGTGGGCCGCCACCGCGGCGCCGGCCTCGGCGGCGGGCACGACGAGCGCGAGCAGACGCTCAACCAGCTCCTCGTCGAGATGGACGGCTTCGAGTCGAACGAGGGCGTCATCCTCATCGCGGCCACCAACCGCCCGGACGTGCTCGACCCGGCCCTGCTGCGCCCCGGCCGCTTCGACCGGCGCATCACCGTCCCGCGCCCCGACGTGAACGGCCGCCTCGGCATCCTCAAGGTGCACACCAAGAAGTGCCCGCTCGACGGCGCGGTCGACCTCACCCAGATCGCCCGCGGCACCCCGGGCTTCTCCGGCGCCGACATCGAGAACCTGGTGAACGAGGCGGCGCTCTACGCCGCCCGCCGCAACAAGGAGCGGGTCGAGATCAACGACTTCGAGTTCGCGAAGGACAAGGTGCTGATGGGCACCGAGCGCCGCTCGATGATCATCAGCGAGAAGGAGAAGCGCACCACCGCCATCCACGAGGCGGGCCACGCGCTGGTCGCGAAGATCCTCCCCGGCACCGACCCCGTGCACAAGGTCACCATCATCCCCCGCGGCCGCGCGCTGGGTCTCACCCAGCAGCTCCCGATGGAGGACCGCCTCAACATCAACCAGGAGTTCGCGCTCAACCAGATCGCGATCCTCATGGGCGGCCGCCTCGCCGAGGAGCTCACCTTCGACCAGAAGACCACCGGCGCCGGCAACGACATCGAGGTGGCGACGAACCTCGCCCGCAGCATGGTCTGCGAGTGGGGCATGAGCGAGAAGATGGGCCCGCTCGCGCTGGGCAAGAAGGAGGGCGAGGTCTTCCTGGGCCGCGAGATGAGCCAGGTCCAGACCTACTCCGAGCAGACCGCCCGCGAGATCGACACCGAGGTCCGCCGCATCGTCACCGAGCAGTACGAGCGGGCGAAGAAGGTGCTGCTCGACAACAAGGCGATGCTCGACAAGATCGCCGACGCGCTGCTCGAGCACGAGACCATCGACGCCTCGGACATCGACCTGCTCATGGCCGGCGGGACCATCAACCGCCCGCCCCCGCCCAAGGCGCCGAGCGCCGCCGCGCCGGCGGTGGCCGAGAAGGCCGCCCGCAAGCCGGGCCTCCTCGACACGATCCCGGTGCCGAAGGCCGAGGCGAGCAAGGCGTAG
- the folP gene encoding dihydropteroate synthase, protein MNPLRIGARVFDGPGPFLMGVVNATPDSFSDGGRFLDPEAARAHALRLVAEGADLLDLGGESTRPGAAEVSVAEELRRVVPVVEAIRAAGCTAPISVDTRKAAVARAALAAGADLVNDVSALADPAMAEVVAATGAPVVLMHMRGTPADMASRAVYADVGAEVERELAEALARAVRLGIPEARVVLDPGLGFAKRPEHDLRLLAELPRLRRLGRPLLVGPSRKSFIGRTTGAAVADRLPGTLAAVTACVLAGVELVRVHDVAAARQAAQVAAAIRSASSSAGEG, encoded by the coding sequence GTGAATCCGCTGCGCATCGGGGCCCGCGTCTTCGACGGGCCGGGCCCCTTCCTCATGGGCGTCGTGAACGCGACGCCCGACTCGTTCTCGGACGGCGGCCGCTTCCTCGACCCCGAGGCGGCGCGGGCGCACGCGCTGCGGCTCGTGGCCGAGGGCGCCGACCTGCTCGACCTGGGAGGCGAGTCCACCCGCCCCGGCGCGGCGGAGGTCTCGGTCGCGGAGGAGCTCCGGCGGGTGGTGCCGGTGGTGGAGGCGATCCGCGCGGCGGGCTGCACGGCCCCGATCTCCGTCGACACCCGCAAGGCGGCGGTGGCGCGGGCGGCGCTCGCCGCCGGGGCGGACCTGGTGAACGACGTCTCGGCGCTGGCCGACCCCGCCATGGCGGAGGTGGTGGCCGCGACCGGCGCCCCGGTGGTGCTCATGCACATGCGGGGCACCCCGGCCGACATGGCGTCGCGCGCCGTGTACGCGGACGTGGGGGCCGAGGTGGAGCGCGAGCTGGCGGAGGCGCTCGCGCGCGCGGTGCGGCTCGGGATCCCGGAGGCGCGTGTCGTGCTCGACCCGGGGCTCGGCTTCGCGAAGCGCCCCGAGCACGACCTCCGCCTGCTGGCGGAGCTGCCCCGGCTCCGGCGGCTGGGGCGCCCCCTCCTGGTGGGGCCTTCCCGGAAGAGCTTCATCGGGCGGACGACCGGCGCCGCGGTGGCCGACCGGCTCCCGGGCACGCTCGCCGCCGTGACCGCCTGCGTGCTGGCGGGGGTCGAGCTGGTGCGCGTGCACGACGTCGCCGCGGCCCGCCAGGCCGCGCAGGTGGCCGCCGCCATCCGGTCCGCTTCCAGTTCCGCCGGAGAGGGCTAA
- the cdaA gene encoding diadenylate cyclase CdaA translates to MTALAVAVPGFVQYLLGPGSTWREVGLALADLAVVGFLVYRVLLLIRGTRAINVLVGLFLLGIGYLASQWANLVALNWVLGHFLSYSFIFGVIVLFQADIRRGLAHLGRGTFLVGLSVDERHAQVGVVDAVARAAVELARRRHGALIAVERIGDLSEIAETGVRIDAAASAELLLALFQPGGALHDGAVVLQRGRLAAARCLLPLTVSPKLRDVGTRHRAAVGLAEEVDAAVVVVSEERGEISLAVEGVLHRRLDEGALRQLLARLLVEPEPRGLAGLLARVARPPSQDPPEDRRAAV, encoded by the coding sequence ATGACGGCCCTCGCGGTGGCCGTGCCGGGCTTCGTGCAGTACCTCCTGGGCCCGGGGTCCACCTGGCGCGAGGTGGGGCTCGCCCTGGCGGACCTCGCCGTGGTGGGCTTCCTCGTCTACCGCGTGCTCCTCCTCATCCGGGGCACGCGCGCCATCAACGTCCTCGTCGGCCTGTTCCTGCTCGGCATCGGCTACCTCGCCTCGCAGTGGGCGAACCTGGTCGCGCTCAACTGGGTCCTCGGGCACTTCCTCAGCTACTCGTTCATCTTCGGCGTCATCGTCCTGTTCCAGGCGGACATCCGCCGCGGGCTCGCCCACCTCGGGCGCGGCACCTTCCTGGTGGGCCTCAGCGTCGACGAGCGCCACGCGCAGGTCGGGGTGGTGGACGCCGTCGCGCGCGCCGCGGTCGAGCTGGCGCGCCGGCGGCACGGCGCGCTCATCGCGGTGGAGCGCATCGGCGACCTCTCCGAGATCGCCGAGACGGGCGTCCGGATCGACGCCGCCGCCTCCGCCGAGCTCCTCCTGGCGCTGTTCCAGCCGGGCGGCGCGCTCCACGACGGGGCGGTCGTGCTGCAGCGCGGGCGCCTGGCCGCGGCGCGCTGCCTGCTCCCGCTCACCGTCTCCCCGAAGCTGCGCGACGTGGGGACGCGCCACCGGGCCGCCGTCGGCCTCGCCGAGGAGGTGGACGCGGCGGTGGTGGTGGTCTCCGAGGAGCGGGGCGAGATCTCGCTCGCGGTGGAGGGCGTGCTGCACCGCAGGCTGGACGAGGGCGCCCTGCGCCAGCTCCTGGCGCGGCTGCTCGTCGAGCCCGAGCCGCGGGGCCTGGCGGGGCTCCTCGCGCGCGTCGCGCGCCCGCCCTCGCAGGACCCGCCGGAGGATCGCCGTGCAGCAGTCTAA
- the glmM gene encoding phosphoglucosamine mutase: MNEKALSRPPSGGAPEAAAARRLFGTDGVRGVANVYPMTAEMALQLGRALAYLVRSGPHRHRIVIGKDTRLSGYLLEQAIASGICSMGVDVMLCGPLPTPGIAFITESMRADAGVVISASHNPYQDNGIKFFSRDGYKLPDEMELRIERLVLGTPGDGNGSDDFHALRPTANRIGKAKRIDDAGGRYIVFLKSLFPRELTLDGLTVVVDCGHGAAYKVAPAVFEELGAKVVRLGVKPDGKNINDACGAVHPEAMAKAVEKHGAQLGIALDGDADRVIVSDEHGHIVDGDAIMAIVGRDMVRARTLAKKTVVATVMSNVGLERSLREVGGRVVRTAVGDRYVVEEMRRSGYNFGGEQSGHLLFLDHVTTGDGVCAALNLLAVMLREQRPVSELARCFEPVPQVQLNVPVREKRPLEQLPEVQKAVAAVEKALAGDGRVLVRYSGTENKARVLVEGPDAKVIAAHAEGIAGALRRALA, translated from the coding sequence ATGAACGAGAAAGCGCTCTCCCGCCCTCCCTCCGGCGGCGCCCCCGAGGCGGCCGCCGCGCGCCGGCTGTTCGGCACCGACGGCGTGCGCGGCGTCGCGAACGTCTACCCGATGACGGCGGAGATGGCGCTCCAGCTCGGCCGCGCCCTCGCCTACCTGGTGCGGAGCGGCCCGCACCGGCACCGCATCGTCATCGGCAAGGACACCCGGCTCTCCGGCTACCTGCTCGAGCAGGCCATCGCCTCCGGGATCTGCAGCATGGGCGTGGACGTGATGCTGTGCGGCCCGCTGCCCACCCCCGGCATCGCGTTCATCACCGAGTCGATGCGCGCCGACGCGGGCGTGGTCATCAGCGCCAGCCACAACCCGTACCAGGACAACGGCATCAAGTTCTTCTCGCGCGACGGGTACAAGCTCCCGGACGAGATGGAGCTGCGCATCGAGCGCCTCGTGCTCGGCACGCCCGGGGACGGCAACGGCTCGGACGACTTCCACGCGCTCCGCCCCACCGCCAACCGCATCGGCAAGGCCAAGCGGATCGACGACGCGGGCGGCCGGTACATCGTCTTCCTGAAGTCGCTCTTCCCGCGCGAGCTGACGCTCGACGGCCTCACCGTCGTGGTCGACTGCGGCCACGGCGCCGCCTACAAGGTCGCCCCGGCGGTGTTCGAGGAGCTGGGCGCGAAGGTGGTGCGGCTCGGCGTGAAGCCGGACGGCAAGAACATCAACGACGCCTGCGGCGCGGTGCACCCGGAGGCGATGGCGAAGGCGGTCGAGAAGCACGGGGCGCAGCTCGGCATCGCGCTCGACGGGGACGCCGACCGCGTCATCGTCTCCGACGAGCACGGGCACATCGTGGACGGCGACGCCATCATGGCCATCGTGGGGCGCGACATGGTGCGCGCCCGCACGCTCGCCAAGAAGACGGTGGTGGCGACGGTGATGAGCAACGTCGGCCTGGAGCGCTCGCTGCGCGAGGTGGGCGGCCGGGTGGTGCGGACGGCGGTGGGCGACCGGTACGTGGTCGAGGAGATGCGCCGCTCCGGGTACAACTTCGGCGGCGAGCAGTCGGGCCACCTGCTCTTCCTCGACCACGTCACCACCGGCGACGGCGTGTGCGCGGCCCTCAACCTGCTGGCGGTGATGCTGCGGGAGCAGCGCCCGGTGTCGGAGCTGGCCCGCTGCTTCGAGCCGGTGCCGCAGGTGCAGCTCAACGTGCCGGTGCGCGAGAAGCGGCCGCTGGAGCAGCTACCGGAGGTCCAGAAGGCGGTGGCGGCGGTCGAGAAGGCGCTCGCCGGGGACGGCCGGGTGCTGGTGCGCTACTCGGGGACCGAGAACAAGGCGCGCGTGCTGGTGGAGGGGCCGGACGCCAAGGTCATCGCCGCCCACGCCGAGGGGATCGCCGGCGCGCTCCGGCGCGCCCTGGCCTGA